One window of Microbacterium sp. Root61 genomic DNA carries:
- a CDS encoding phosphotriesterase family protein has product MVQGRVMTVLGEVEPQQLGVTLTHDHILVDGWGLRQLYEAILDDEEIALAELIRFREAGGGTICDPTNNGLGRDPEALARLSRASGVQIVMGAGWYREVVYPPLVATTSTAALAAMLVREITDGVGDSGVRPGFIGEIGTERGHITPAVERVFRAAGRAHAETGVPILTHTTHWGELALDQLDLLAEEGVEPGAVIVSHLGDRKGVEHMLPIVDRGAWVNIDNLAFVQGYAPLEFRIDNITEMCRRGLADRVMLSNDICELGQLAAYGGVGYDNVITNVLPLLRERGVSEPDIHQMTVLNPARAFAFR; this is encoded by the coding sequence ATGGTGCAAGGACGTGTCATGACGGTGCTCGGCGAAGTCGAGCCCCAACAGCTCGGAGTCACACTCACCCACGACCACATCCTGGTCGACGGGTGGGGTCTCCGGCAGCTGTATGAAGCGATTCTCGATGACGAGGAGATCGCGCTGGCGGAGCTGATCCGATTCCGCGAGGCGGGAGGCGGCACGATCTGCGACCCGACCAACAACGGACTCGGGCGAGACCCGGAGGCGCTCGCCCGTCTCAGCAGAGCATCCGGAGTGCAGATCGTGATGGGCGCCGGGTGGTACCGCGAAGTCGTCTATCCGCCCTTGGTCGCCACCACCTCAACAGCAGCGCTCGCCGCGATGCTCGTTCGCGAGATCACGGATGGAGTCGGCGACTCAGGAGTACGCCCCGGATTCATCGGCGAGATCGGCACGGAGCGCGGGCACATCACGCCGGCCGTCGAACGCGTCTTCCGAGCCGCCGGTCGTGCCCACGCGGAGACAGGTGTGCCGATCCTCACACACACGACGCATTGGGGCGAGCTGGCGCTCGATCAGCTCGATCTCCTCGCGGAGGAGGGCGTCGAACCGGGAGCGGTGATCGTCTCCCATCTGGGCGACCGCAAGGGCGTCGAGCATATGCTCCCGATCGTCGACCGCGGCGCGTGGGTGAACATCGACAACCTCGCGTTCGTTCAGGGCTACGCGCCGCTGGAATTCCGCATCGACAACATCACGGAGATGTGCCGACGCGGTCTCGCAGACCGCGTCATGCTGTCGAACGACATCTGCGAGCTCGGCCAGCTGGCCGCCTACGGTGGCGTCGGATACGACAACGTGATCACCAACGTCCTTCCCCTGCTTCGTGAGCGCGGTGTATCCGAACCCGACATCCACCAGATGACGGTGCTCAACCCCGCGCGGGCGTTCGCGTTCCGCTGA